In the Paralichthys olivaceus isolate ysfri-2021 chromosome 17, ASM2471397v2, whole genome shotgun sequence genome, one interval contains:
- the prtfdc1a gene encoding hypoxanthine-guanine phosphoribosyltransferase isoform X1, with protein MAQLPPPQEKKKPTDPVRNVFVSASEETSDNTCFTATSRPKTTTVSQNIPTTGIIPNPGHYYCFPCVNAVAGMERGIVIKDDWSGYSLDLFTYPEHYHEDIESIYIPHGVIMNRVERLAHYIKDDFGDGNIMVLCVLKGGYKFCVDLVEFIKILGRNSNNYLETRVEFIRLKSYLNDQSTEDLHIIGSRDLSFLRGKCVLIVEAIVDTGKTMKALLKHVETFEPKMVKVAGLLVKRLPNMAEHLTDYVGFEIPNRFVVGYALDYNEYFRDLNHICVISKTGKMKYKV; from the exons ATGGcacagctgccccccccccaagagaagaagaaaccaaCAGACCCGGTTAGAAACGTTTTTGTTTCAGCGAGTGAAGAAACTTCCGACAACACGTGTTTCACTGCAACGTCACGTCCAAAAACAACTACGGTCAGCCAG AACATCCCCACAACCGGAATAATCCCAAACCCAGGTCACTACTATTGTTTTCCCTGTGTCAACGCAGTTGCAGGAATGGAAAGAGGAATTGTG ATAAAAGATGACTGGTCAGGTTACAGTCTGGACCTGTTCACCTACCCAGAACACTACCACGAGGACATAGAGAGCATTTATATCCCACACGGCGTCATCAtgaacag GGTCGAGCGTCTGGCCCACTACATCAAGGACGACTTCGGGGACGGCAACATAATGGTGCTGTGTGTCCTGAAGGGAGGATACAAGTTCTGTGTCGATCTGGTGGAGTTCATCAAAATTCTTGGCCGCAACTCGAACAACTACCTGGAGACCCGGGTGGAGTTTATTCGTCTGAAGAGCTACCTG AATGACCAGTCGACAGAGGACCTGCACATCATAGGAAGCAGAGATCTGTCGTTTCTGCGTGGAAAG TGTGTGCTGATTGTTGAG GCCATAGTTGACACAGGAAAGACCATGAAGGCTCTTCTGAAGCATGTGGAGACCTTTGAACCCAAGATGGTCAAGGTCGCAGG TTTGCTGGTGAAGAGGCTCCCCAACATGGCGGAACATCTGACCGACT ATGTTGGATTTGAAATTCCCAACCGCTTTGTTGTTGGTTATGCCCTGGACTACAATGAATACTTCCGTGACCTGAAT cacatCTGTGTTATCAGCAAGACTGGAAAAATGAAGTACAAGGTTTGA
- the prtfdc1a gene encoding hypoxanthine-guanine phosphoribosyltransferase isoform X2: MLCILQNIPTTGIIPNPGHYYCFPCVNAVAGMERGIVIKDDWSGYSLDLFTYPEHYHEDIESIYIPHGVIMNRVERLAHYIKDDFGDGNIMVLCVLKGGYKFCVDLVEFIKILGRNSNNYLETRVEFIRLKSYLNDQSTEDLHIIGSRDLSFLRGKCVLIVEAIVDTGKTMKALLKHVETFEPKMVKVAGLLVKRLPNMAEHLTDYVGFEIPNRFVVGYALDYNEYFRDLNHICVISKTGKMKYKV; the protein is encoded by the exons ATGTTGTGTATTCTACAGAACATCCCCACAACCGGAATAATCCCAAACCCAGGTCACTACTATTGTTTTCCCTGTGTCAACGCAGTTGCAGGAATGGAAAGAGGAATTGTG ATAAAAGATGACTGGTCAGGTTACAGTCTGGACCTGTTCACCTACCCAGAACACTACCACGAGGACATAGAGAGCATTTATATCCCACACGGCGTCATCAtgaacag GGTCGAGCGTCTGGCCCACTACATCAAGGACGACTTCGGGGACGGCAACATAATGGTGCTGTGTGTCCTGAAGGGAGGATACAAGTTCTGTGTCGATCTGGTGGAGTTCATCAAAATTCTTGGCCGCAACTCGAACAACTACCTGGAGACCCGGGTGGAGTTTATTCGTCTGAAGAGCTACCTG AATGACCAGTCGACAGAGGACCTGCACATCATAGGAAGCAGAGATCTGTCGTTTCTGCGTGGAAAG TGTGTGCTGATTGTTGAG GCCATAGTTGACACAGGAAAGACCATGAAGGCTCTTCTGAAGCATGTGGAGACCTTTGAACCCAAGATGGTCAAGGTCGCAGG TTTGCTGGTGAAGAGGCTCCCCAACATGGCGGAACATCTGACCGACT ATGTTGGATTTGAAATTCCCAACCGCTTTGTTGTTGGTTATGCCCTGGACTACAATGAATACTTCCGTGACCTGAAT cacatCTGTGTTATCAGCAAGACTGGAAAAATGAAGTACAAGGTTTGA
- the prtfdc1a gene encoding phosphoribosyltransferase domain-containing protein 1 isoform X3, giving the protein MERGIVIKDDWSGYSLDLFTYPEHYHEDIESIYIPHGVIMNRVERLAHYIKDDFGDGNIMVLCVLKGGYKFCVDLVEFIKILGRNSNNYLETRVEFIRLKSYLNDQSTEDLHIIGSRDLSFLRGKCVLIVEAIVDTGKTMKALLKHVETFEPKMVKVAGLLVKRLPNMAEHLTDYVGFEIPNRFVVGYALDYNEYFRDLNHICVISKTGKMKYKV; this is encoded by the exons ATGGAAAGAGGAATTGTG ATAAAAGATGACTGGTCAGGTTACAGTCTGGACCTGTTCACCTACCCAGAACACTACCACGAGGACATAGAGAGCATTTATATCCCACACGGCGTCATCAtgaacag GGTCGAGCGTCTGGCCCACTACATCAAGGACGACTTCGGGGACGGCAACATAATGGTGCTGTGTGTCCTGAAGGGAGGATACAAGTTCTGTGTCGATCTGGTGGAGTTCATCAAAATTCTTGGCCGCAACTCGAACAACTACCTGGAGACCCGGGTGGAGTTTATTCGTCTGAAGAGCTACCTG AATGACCAGTCGACAGAGGACCTGCACATCATAGGAAGCAGAGATCTGTCGTTTCTGCGTGGAAAG TGTGTGCTGATTGTTGAG GCCATAGTTGACACAGGAAAGACCATGAAGGCTCTTCTGAAGCATGTGGAGACCTTTGAACCCAAGATGGTCAAGGTCGCAGG TTTGCTGGTGAAGAGGCTCCCCAACATGGCGGAACATCTGACCGACT ATGTTGGATTTGAAATTCCCAACCGCTTTGTTGTTGGTTATGCCCTGGACTACAATGAATACTTCCGTGACCTGAAT cacatCTGTGTTATCAGCAAGACTGGAAAAATGAAGTACAAGGTTTGA
- the LOC109641541 gene encoding enkurin-like isoform X1 has product MSTVKKPKVTWSQSAAAADKRKERPYVCGLDFHYKKISKAEKSVPEWPEESIFTQKVADVPEKMQRYVSKFRPQVLVESKANKMAMRTMGPAKVEVEPYKSIRLPKNKPKLPERVPHVCSMKKPPVPLCTEHPPVLMKPKRNFLKTMQKLKKVTHEPAFIDIKGHRQILKDSGYVPVYAKKEDYGKIPKYLVQLHKEKLKKTEEEYSVLKHELDKMARKLMSDAEREYILKGLRKTWKKVHSDYQLLPFVLETFSMLARKDRLEKELCRLEANIALFESSRPIYLERDDLSDFTLTGPRSPTTSEHSPTCPSEAHSTESS; this is encoded by the exons ATGTCTACAGTCAAGAAGCCTAAAGTCACCTGGTCgcagtctgcagctgctgcggaTAAACGCAAAGAACGTCCATATGTGTGTGGTTTGGACTTTCACTACAAGAAAATCTCAAAAGCCGAGAAAAGTGTTCCTGAATGGCCTGAAGAATCAATCTTTACACAAAAGGTGGCTGATGTTCCAGAAAAAATGCAGAG GTATGTCTCCAAGTTTCGACCACAAGTTCTTGTCGAGAGCAAGGCAAACAAGATGGCAATGCGAACGATGGGACCAGCAAAAGTAGAGGTGGAACCTTACAAATCCATCAGGCTGCCTAAAAATAAGCCCAAACTACCTGAGA GGGTTCCTCACGTCTGCTCGATGAAGAAACCACCTGTTCCTTTGTGCACAGAGCACCCACCTGTGCTCATGAAACCAAAGAGGAACTTTCTAAAAACAATGCAAAAGCTGAAGAAGGTGACCCATGAGCCCGCCTTTATTGACATCAAGGGGCACAGGCAGATACTTAAAGATTCTGGGTATGTCCCTGTCTACGCCAAGAAAGAG GATTATGGAAAAATTCCTAAGTACTTAGTCCAACTCCACAAGGAAAAACTGAAGAAGACTGAGGAGGAGTATTCCGTGTTGAAACATGAGCTGGATAAGATGGCCAGGAAACTGATGTCAGACGCAGAGCGAGAATACATCCTGAAG GGCCTGAGGAAGACCTGGAAGAAGGTGCACAGTGATTACCAGCTGTTACCATTCGTCCTCGAAACCTTTTCAATGCTTGCCAGAAAAGACCGACTGGAGAAAGAGCTGTGTCGTCTGGAGGCGAACATTGCCCTCTTTGAGAGTTCCAGACCAATCTACCTCGAAAGGGATGACTTATCTGACTTCACCCTGACTGGACCCCGGTCTCCCACAACATCGGAGCATTCCCCGACTTGTCCATCTGAAGCCCACTCCACGGAGAGTAGCTAA
- the LOC109641541 gene encoding enkurin-like isoform X2: MYVSKFRPQVLVESKANKMAMRTMGPAKVEVEPYKSIRLPKNKPKLPERVPHVCSMKKPPVPLCTEHPPVLMKPKRNFLKTMQKLKKVTHEPAFIDIKGHRQILKDSGYVPVYAKKEDYGKIPKYLVQLHKEKLKKTEEEYSVLKHELDKMARKLMSDAEREYILKGLRKTWKKVHSDYQLLPFVLETFSMLARKDRLEKELCRLEANIALFESSRPIYLERDDLSDFTLTGPRSPTTSEHSPTCPSEAHSTESS, translated from the exons AT GTATGTCTCCAAGTTTCGACCACAAGTTCTTGTCGAGAGCAAGGCAAACAAGATGGCAATGCGAACGATGGGACCAGCAAAAGTAGAGGTGGAACCTTACAAATCCATCAGGCTGCCTAAAAATAAGCCCAAACTACCTGAGA GGGTTCCTCACGTCTGCTCGATGAAGAAACCACCTGTTCCTTTGTGCACAGAGCACCCACCTGTGCTCATGAAACCAAAGAGGAACTTTCTAAAAACAATGCAAAAGCTGAAGAAGGTGACCCATGAGCCCGCCTTTATTGACATCAAGGGGCACAGGCAGATACTTAAAGATTCTGGGTATGTCCCTGTCTACGCCAAGAAAGAG GATTATGGAAAAATTCCTAAGTACTTAGTCCAACTCCACAAGGAAAAACTGAAGAAGACTGAGGAGGAGTATTCCGTGTTGAAACATGAGCTGGATAAGATGGCCAGGAAACTGATGTCAGACGCAGAGCGAGAATACATCCTGAAG GGCCTGAGGAAGACCTGGAAGAAGGTGCACAGTGATTACCAGCTGTTACCATTCGTCCTCGAAACCTTTTCAATGCTTGCCAGAAAAGACCGACTGGAGAAAGAGCTGTGTCGTCTGGAGGCGAACATTGCCCTCTTTGAGAGTTCCAGACCAATCTACCTCGAAAGGGATGACTTATCTGACTTCACCCTGACTGGACCCCGGTCTCCCACAACATCGGAGCATTCCCCGACTTGTCCATCTGAAGCCCACTCCACGGAGAGTAGCTAA
- the LOC109641540 gene encoding threonine synthase-like 1 codes for MMASLSARQLVLRAASLHLSPVHRWFSTRVSRPGRRNILLMGPPGAGKTSVGRTVARTLGLPVIDVDDDILETTWKMPVAAKLASVGGQRFLEEEGHALCNFSASGCVVSLTGSNPLHAEAMQHVRRSGVVVYLDVHFEDIMQRLTRMKVDRIVGQEAGASMRDILLYRKQFYEKWLDVRVLCGTGDTVEDVAEKVLKAVERYEDHAAETYVSTRCDSVGSTHFADVVVEGLAKDGGLYVPKNGIPKLDAGEWLRLVDMSYPERALVLLEKCIHPLDVCALDLRTMVFESYGSNFSSEAVAPVKHLHRNQYVQELFHGPTASFKDLALQLMPQLFAYCLPPMCNYLILVATSGDTGSAVLSGFSKLAGTDRQKTGVLVFFPEEGVSEIQKLQMMSYREGNARAVSVLSDFDFCQRSIKRMFGESGLTGHLAVEYGTVLSTANSINWARLLPQLVYHSSAYLDLCRDGVIKFGEPIDVCIPTGNFGNAMSALYAKRMGVPIRKVICASNHNRVVTDFITTGEYDLRGRPLMLSHSPAIDILKSSNLERFIYHVSDGDSRLVKDLFTRLDRQQHFQVPEPLLGRIQQEVLAGWCSEDDCLAAIQSVHTQTGYVVDTHTAVAKVVADRLQDGSCPVVLCSTAHFGKFAPAVFKALQIPNIPEDPVEQLQKLGSTASRPEMHREMMKCLKERSRGGHTVCQAEYGVLVEEVESMIHDSFLKVM; via the exons ATGATGGCTTCACTGAGCGCACGTCAGCTGGTGCTGAGAGCCGCCAGCCTCCACCTGAGCCCCGTCCACAGATGGTTCTCCACCAGGGTCAGTCGTCCAGGGCGCAGGAACATCCTCCTCATGGGTCCCCCCGGAGCAGGGAAGACCTCAGTGGGGAGGACCGTGGCCCGGACACTGGGACTCCCTGTCATTGACGTGGATGACGACATCTTGGAGACCACGTGGAAGATGCCCGTGGCTGCAAAGCTGGCGTCAGTCGGCGGGCAGCGCTTCCTGGAGGAGGAAGGTCATGCCCTGTGCAACTTCTCCGCCTCCGGGTGTGTCGTGTCCCTCACGGGCTCGAACCCACTCCACGCTGAGGCGATGCAGCACGTCAGGAGGAGCGGTGTGGTCGTCTACCTGGACGTGCACTTTGAGGACATCATGCAGAGACTCACCAGGATGAAGGTGGACAGGATAGTGGGTCAGGAGGCGGGGGCGTCCATGAGGGACATTCTGCTCTACAGGAAGCAGTTCTATGAGAAATGGTTGGACGTGCGTGTGCTGTGCGGGACAGGAGACACGGTGGAGGACGTGGCCGAGAAGGTGCTGAAGGCTGTGGAGAGATATGAAGATCACGCCGCAGAGACGTACGTGTCAACCAGGTGTGACAGTGTGGGATCGACACACTTCGCTGATGTGGTTGTTGAGGGTCTGGCCAAAGACGGAGGCCTCTACGTTCCCAAAAATGGAATCCCAAAGCTCGATGCTGGAGAATGGCTGAGATTAGTGGACATGTCGTACCCAGAGCGAGCGTTGGTTCTGCTTGAAAAGTGCATACACCCATTGGACGTTTGCGCTTTGGATCTCAGGACAATGGTGTTCGAGTCCTATGGGTCGAACTTCTCCAGTGAGGCAGTTGCACCTGTAAAACATCTCCACCGCAATCAGTACGTTCAGGAGCTGTTCCACGGCCCCACGGCTTCATTCAAAGACCTTGCCTTGCAGTTGATGCCCCAGCTCTTCGCCTACTGCCTCCCTCCGATGTGCAACTACCTCATCCTGGTGGCCACTTCTGGAGACACCGGGAGCGCAGTGCTCAGCGGGTTCAGCAAGCTCGCCGGGACTGACCGACAAAAGACGGGCGTGCTGGTGTTTTTCCCAGAGGAAGGAGTGAGTGAGATCCAGAAGCTGCAGATGATGAGCTACAGGGAGGGCAACGCCAGGGCCGTCAGTGTCCTGTCAGACTTTGACTTCTGTCAGAGGAGCATCAAGAGGATGTTCGGAGAGAGCGGGCTGACGGGGCACCTCGCCGTGGAATACGGGACTGTCCTCAGCACCGCCAACTCCATCAACTGGGCTCGGCTGCTGCCACAG CTGGTGTACCATTCCTCAGCCTATCTGGATCTGTGCAGAGACGGTGTTATCAAGTTTGGGGAGCCCATCGATGTTTGCATCCCGACTGGCAACTTTGGCAACGCCATGTCGGCCCTGTACGCCAAGCGCATGGGCGTCCCGATAAGAAAAGTAATCTGTGCGTCCAACCACAACCGCGTTGTCACAGACTTTATCACCACGGGCGAGTATGACCTCCGGGGACGGCCACTGATGCTGTCCCACTCTCCGGCTATAGATATCCTGAAATCCTCCAACCTGGAGAGGTTTATCTACCACGTCTCAGACGGAGACAGTCGTCTTGTCAAGGATCTGTTCACGCGCTTGGACAGGCAGCAGCACTTTCAGGTTCCTGAGCCTCTTCTTGGCAGGATACAGCAGGAAGTGCTGGCTGGCTGGTGCTCTGAAGACGACTGCTTGGCCGCCATCCAGAGTGTTCACACACAAACGGGCTACGTCGTGGACACACACACCGCCGTGGCTAAAGTCGTGGCAGACAGGCTGCAGGACGGCTCGTGCCCTGTGGTGCTTTGTTCCACTGCGCACTTCGGGAAATttgctcctgctgtgttcaaagCTTTGCAAATCCCAAATATTCCAGAGGATCCCGTTGAGCAGCTGCAGAAGCTCGGGTCGACTGCGTCCAGACCTGAAATGCACAGAGAGATGATGAAATGCCTGAAGGAACGCAGCAGGGGGGGGCACACTGTTTGTCAGGCAGAGTATGGTgtgctggtggaggaggtggagagcaTGATACACGACTCCTTCTTAAAAGTTATGTAG